In the genome of Actinomadura luzonensis, the window CGACCGATCGTGCAACGGCTATTCCCGCCGCGACCCGCCGCGAACCGCCCCGGCCACCCCACCGGGCCCGGCCTCGGCCGCCGTTGCGGCCGCCGTTGCGGCCGCCGTGCCAGTCGCCGTGCCAGTCGCCGTGCCAGTCGCCGTGCCAGTCGCCGTGCCAGTCGCCGCCACGGTCGCCGCGACCGTCGCCGCCGTGCGGACGAAGGCGGCCAGATCCCGGGAGCGGGCCTGCTCGGGCCAGGCCAGCACCACCGTGGTCGGCGCGCCGTCCAGCACCGGCACGCAGGCGAGGTCCCGCCGCAGGTGCGGGCCGACCGACTCGGGGCCCACCACGACCAGCCGCCCCAGCGCGACGAGCTGCATCAGCGTCGCCGGGTCGGTGATCTCCCCGTGCTGCCCGGGCCAGCAGGGCACCGGCCCGGCCTCCAGCTCCGCCCGCCGCACCGCCGCGCGCCCGGCCAGCGGGTGCCCGGCCGCCATGATCGCCACGCTGCCCTCGGTCAGCAGCGGCTCGCTGTCGAACCCGGTCAGGTCCTCGTACGGGACGTGCAGGAACGCCACGTCGGCCGTGCCGTCGCGGAGCAGCCGCGCCCGCTCGGCCACCCCGCACAGCACCAGCTCCACCTCCACGGCCCCGGGCAGGGCCCGGTAGGCGTCCAGGACGGCGGGCAGCAGGCCGCCGTCCCCGCCCGGCTTCAGCGCCACCACCAGGCGGCGTTCGGCCCGTCCCGCCCGCTGGGTGCGCGCCCGCGCGGCCGCGACCGCGTCCAGGATCCTGGCGGCCTCGACGGCCAGCACCTCGCCCGCGGGCGTCAGCCGCACCCCGCGCCCCGACCGGTCGAACAGCCGCACCCCGAGCCGCCGCTCCAGCTTCTGCACCGCTCGCGACAGCGGCGGCTGCGCCATGCCGAGCCGCCTGGCCGCGCGCCCGAAGTGCAGCTCCTCAGCCACCGCCAGGAAGTAGGACAGCTCGCGCGTCTCCATACCCTCAGGGTATTGCCCGCGACCCAGCCGGTGTTGGCCACGCGGCCCCGGCTGGTGCTTCGCTTGAGTCATGACGGACAACACGACCGCCCTGGTGACCGGGGCGAACAAGGGCATCGGGTACGAGGTCGCGGCGCGCCTGGCCGAGCTGGGCATGACCGTGCTGCTCGGCTCGCGGGACCGGGAGCGCGGCGAGCGGGCGGCGGAGAAGCTGCGGGCGGCGGGCGGTGACGTGCGCTGCGTGGTGCTGGACGTCACCGACCCCGGCTCGATCGAGCGGGTGGCGGCCGCGCTGACCCGCCTGGACGTGCTGGTCAACAACGCGGGCGTCGCCGGCCCGATCGGGCTGGAGCCGAGCCGGACCCCGGCGCGGGCGCTGCGCGAGGTGCTGGAGACCAACGTCGTGGGCGTCCTCATGGTGACCAACGCCATGCTGCCGCTGCTCAGGCGCTCGCCCGCGCCCCGCATCGTGAACGTCTCCAGCGGCGTGGGCTCCCTGGCCCACCACACCGACCCCGGGCACTACATGGCGGCGCTCGCGCCGTCGGCGACGTACCCGGTGTCGAAGACCGCGCTCAACCAGCTCACCGTGCAGTACGCCAAGGAGCTGCGCGGCAGCGGCGTGCTCGTCAACGCGGTCGCGCCCGGCCCGTGCGCCACGGACCTCACCAAGGACCTGCCCTTCCCCGTCACGCGCACCGCGGCCGAGGGCGCCGAGATCGTGGTGCGGATGGCGACGCTGCCGCCGGACGGCCCCACGGGCGGCTTCTACGCGGAGTCAGGGCCCATGCCCTGGTGATGGGGATGCGATGCCGGAAGGGTGCGGTGCCGGAAGCGGGATTCGAACCCGCACGCCCTTTCGAGCAGACGCTTTTGAGGCGTCCATGTCTGCCATTCCATCATTCCGGCCGATATATCCGGACTTGTCCGGATAGAAGGTACATCCTACCGCGGAAAGTTGATCAGCAGCAGGGTGCCAGCGTGGATCTAATCTACCGGACGTCGGTACTCTTCTGCTCGTGAGTACGCAGCGGCGAGTAGTGATCGCGGAAGACGAGGCCCTGATCCGCCTCGACCTCAAGGAGATGCTCCAGGAGGACGGCTACGTCGTCGTGGGCGAGGCCGGCGACGGCGAGCAGGCGATCCGGCTGGCCGCCGAGCTGAAGCCCGACCTCGTCATCCTCGACGTCAAGATGCCGGTGCTCGACGGCATCTCCGCGGCCGAGCGCATCGTCTCCGAGCGTATCGCGCCGTGCCTGATCCTGACCGCCTTCTCCCAGCGCGACCTGGTGGAGCGGGCGCGCGACGCGGGGGCGATGGCCTACCTGGTCAAGCCGTTCACCAAGGCCGACCTGGTGCCGGCCATCGAGATGGCGGTCAGCAGGCACGAGGAGATGGTGGCGCTGGCGGCCGAGGTCTCCAGCCTGTCCGAGCGCCTGGAGACGCGCAAGCTCGTCGAGCGGGCCAAGGGGCAGCTCATGGCGCAGCACGGCTGGACGGAGCCGCAGGCGTTCCGGTGGATCCAGAAGGCGTCCATGGACCGGCGGCTGAGCATGCGCGAGGTTGCCCAGAT includes:
- a CDS encoding ANTAR domain-containing response regulator; the protein is MSTQRRVVIAEDEALIRLDLKEMLQEDGYVVVGEAGDGEQAIRLAAELKPDLVILDVKMPVLDGISAAERIVSERIAPCLILTAFSQRDLVERARDAGAMAYLVKPFTKADLVPAIEMAVSRHEEMVALAAEVSSLSERLETRKLVERAKGQLMAQHGWTEPQAFRWIQKASMDRRLSMREVAQIVIDDAAKQS
- a CDS encoding SDR family oxidoreductase; this translates as MTDNTTALVTGANKGIGYEVAARLAELGMTVLLGSRDRERGERAAEKLRAAGGDVRCVVLDVTDPGSIERVAAALTRLDVLVNNAGVAGPIGLEPSRTPARALREVLETNVVGVLMVTNAMLPLLRRSPAPRIVNVSSGVGSLAHHTDPGHYMAALAPSATYPVSKTALNQLTVQYAKELRGSGVLVNAVAPGPCATDLTKDLPFPVTRTAAEGAEIVVRMATLPPDGPTGGFYAESGPMPW
- a CDS encoding LysR family transcriptional regulator, which gives rise to METRELSYFLAVAEELHFGRAARRLGMAQPPLSRAVQKLERRLGVRLFDRSGRGVRLTPAGEVLAVEAARILDAVAAARARTQRAGRAERRLVVALKPGGDGGLLPAVLDAYRALPGAVEVELVLCGVAERARLLRDGTADVAFLHVPYEDLTGFDSEPLLTEGSVAIMAAGHPLAGRAAVRRAELEAGPVPCWPGQHGEITDPATLMQLVALGRLVVVGPESVGPHLRRDLACVPVLDGAPTTVVLAWPEQARSRDLAAFVRTAATVAATVAATGTATGTATGTATGTATGTAAATAAATAAEAGPGGVAGAVRGGSRRE